TCGATCGGGCACATGCGGCCGTAGTGCGACGGGTGGACGTCGCGGACCTCGACGCCGGCACGCTCACGCGAAAGACCACCGGGGCCCAGCGCCGACAGGCGGCGCTTGTGGGTCAGACCCGCGAGCGGGTTGTTCTGGTCCATGAACTGCGACAGCTGCGACGTTCCGAAGAACTCCTTGATCGCCGCGACCACGGGACGCACGTTGATGAGCGTCTGGGGCGTGATCGCCTCGATGTCCTGCGTCGTCATGCGCTCGCGGACGACGCGCTCCATGCGCGACAGACCCGTGCGGACCTGGTTCTGGATGAGCTCGCCGACAGCGCGGATACGGCGGTTGCCGAAGTTGTCGATGTCGTCGGTGTCCAGGCGGATCTCGGCGGGCTTGCCGCCACGGATGCCGTCGAACGTGTCGTCACCACGGTGCAGGCGCACGAGGTACTTGATCGTCGCGACGATGTCGGCGGTCGTCAGCACGGAGTCGGACAGCGGGGTGTCCAGGCCGAGCTTCTGGTTGATCTTGTACCGACCGACCTTCGCGAGGTCGTAGCGCTTCGGGTTGAAGTAGAAGTTGTCCAGCAGCGCGCGGGCGGCCTCAGCGGCGACCTGCTCGCCCGGACGCAGCTTGCGGTAGATGTCGCGGAGGGCGTCTTCCTTCGAGAGGATCGTGTCCTTGGACAGCGTCTCTTCGATCGAGTCGAAGCCGGCGAACTCGTTCAGGATCTCTTCGCTCGTCAGGCCCAGGGCCTTGAGGAAGACCGTGACCGACTGCTTGCGCTTGCGGTCGATGCGCACGCCGACCTGGTCGCGCTTGTCGACCTCGAACTCGAGCCAGGCGCCACGGCTCGGGATGATGCGCGCCGAGACGATGTCCTTGTCGGAGGTCTTGTCGGCGGTCTTGTCGAAGTAGACACCGGGCGAACGGACGAGCTGCGACACGACGACACGCTCGGTGCCGTTGATGATGAACGTGCCCTTGCCGGTCTGGAGCGGGAAGTCGCCCATGAAGACCGTCTGCGTCTTGATCTCACCGGTCTGGTGGTTCATGAACTCGGCCTCGACGTAGAGCGGGGCGGCGTAGGTCTTGCCGCGCTCCTTGCACTCGTCGATCGAGTACTTCTCAGGCTCGAGGTACGGGTTCGTGAACGAGAGTTGCATCGTCTCGCTCAGGTCTTCGATCGGGGAGATCTCCTCGAAGATCTCCTCGAGGCCGCTGATCTCGGGCACGTCGGTGCGGCCCTGAGCCTTCGCCTCTGCGACACGAGCCTTCCAGGACTCGTTTCCGACGAGCCAATCGAAGGACTCCGTCTGCAGCGCGAGGAGGTCAGGAACCTCGAGCGTGTCGGAGATCTTGGCGAACGAGAGGCGGGATACTCCGCGACCGCTCTTCATGGTGGTGTGGTTGGATGCGTTGCTCGCAGCAGCCAAGGGGATAACCTCCGTAGACCCGAGGGGCCTGTTTCCTTGTCGTCAGGTGGAGTGCTCCGCCACTTCCCCGAAAGTCCGGCGCCGCACTCCGCATCGCACCGAAGGGCGACAGGGGGGCACGCGGGCACAGCCGACCACCATATGAAGGCAGGGGGAATCGAAGCGCAACTACCGACTATACGTCGTAAATCTCGCTGTGTCCAGTCTGATTCTTGACGAGTCCGTGTCGCTGCGGTATAACCGCGAGACTCGCACGGGAATTCCGCGGCATCCCGTGGAATCTTCGCGCGTGTCGGGCCAAGATGTGGGACATGACTGGGGATCACAGCCCCGTGATTCGCACGCCTGACCAGCGGATCCGGGTGTTCGTGAGTTCGACGCTGCATGAGCTCGCGGCTGAGCGGCGCGCCGTTCGGGCCGCCGTCGAGCGCCTGCGCATGGCACCCGTCATGTTCGAGCTCGGTGCGCGGCCGCATCCGCCGCGCGACCTCTACCGCTCGTATCTCGAGCAGAGCGACGTCTTCGTCGGCATCTACGGAGGCAGCTACGGGTGGGTGGCGCCGGGCGAGGAGATCTCCGGGCTCGAAGACGAGTACCGTCTCGCCCCCGCGACGATGCCGAAGCTCATCTATGTAAAGAGTGCGAAGGAGCGCGACGACAGACTCACGGCGCTCATCGCCCGCATCCAGCGGGACGACACGGCGGCCTATCTGCACTTCCACTCGGAGGACGACCTGGAAGAGCAGGTGGCGAACGACCTCGCGACGCTCCTCGCGGATCGCTTCGACGACGCCCGCACCGTCGCGGGCGCTGCCGCCGATGTCGCCGTGCCGCCGCTCGCCGCGCGGGTCCCCGTGCCGTACACGACCACGATCGGGCGCGACGAGGACATCGCGGCCGTGCGCGGGATGCTCGGGGGCGGCGTCGATCGCGTCGTCAGCCTCATCGGTCCCGGTGGCATCGGCAAGAGCCGACTGGCGATCGAGACGGCCCTCGCCGCAGATGACCTCTTTCCCGACGGGACGTACTTCGTCCCGCTCGAAGGCGTCCTCGAGCCGGGACTCCTCCTTCCCACCCTCTCTTTCGCGCTCGGGATACGGGACAACGGCGAAGCTGCACTGGAAGAGCGGATCGCGCTCGCGCTCGCCGATCGGCGCGTGCTCATCGTTCTCGACAACTTCGAGCAGCTCGTGGCGGCAGCCCCCGTCCTCGTCCGCCTCTACACCGTCGCGCCGACGGCGATGTTCCTCGTGACGAGCCGCATCGTGCTGCACATCCGCGGGGAGCGCGTCTACGAGGTCCCGTCCCTCGCGACCCCCGTCGGAGAGAGCGCTGCGAGCCTCGACAGCGGCACCCGCACCCCCGCCGTCGCGCTGTTCGTCGATCGCGCGCGAGCCCTCAAGCCCGACTTCGACGTCACCCCCGCCAATGCCCGGGACCTCGCCGACATCTGCCGACGCCTGGAGGGCATGCCGCTCGCGATCGAACTCGCCGCCGCCAAGGTGAGGATCCTGGCCCCCGCAGGCATCGCCGACCGGCTCAGCAAGAGCCTCCCGCTCCTCTCGGCATCCGTGCGCGATCTGCCGGAGCGGCACCGCACGATGCGGGCGACGATCGACTGGAGCGTGAGCCTTCTTCCCGAGGTGCAGCGCGATCTGCTCGAAGACCTCGGCGTCTTCGCGACGAGGTTCACCCTCGATGCCGTGGAGGCCCTGGCGAAAGGGCGCTCGTGGGAGGGCAATACCCTCGATGCGCTCACGGCCCTCGTCGACGGTTCGCTCGTGAAGCAGACCGAGCTCGGTCGCCGCTCGGTCTTCTCGCTGCTCGCCGTCGTCCGCGAGTACGCCCTGGAACGCCTCAAGGCGCGTGGCGACGCCGATCGCGCCCGCGCCGCCCACGCCGACTACTACCGCGACCTCGTGCTGCGCCTCGCCCCGGGCCTCGGCGGCAAGGGCCAGGCGGATGCCGTCCTGCAGCTCGGCCTCGAACTGCCGAACCTCCGCGCGGCCGTCCGGCATCTCGTCTACATGAACCGTCTCGACGACGCCGGCGAGTTCGCGTGGCGGCTCCTCATCTACTGGTGGATCTCGGGCTTCTTCGCCGAAGTGCGCCTGTGGATGCTCGAGCTCCTCGAGAAGCAGCACTCCCACCCCATCACTCAGCACACGCGGGCCGTCGCGTGGTTCCTCGCGCTGTGGGGCGAGATGTGGCAGCGGCCGAGCGAACAGGTCGTCGCGGGACTCGGAGAGTGCGTGCGACTCTTCGCCGAGGCGGGTGACGCCGATGCGGCCGCCATGGCACTCGCCGCCCGCGCGACGGCGCGCGTGCAGTTGCAGGATCCGGATGCCGCGAAGGCCGAGGCCGAACTGCGCGACGCCGTGACCCGCCTGCGCGAATTGGGCAATGGATGGGCGGAGGCGATCACCGAGGTGTCGCTCGGTCGACTGGCGTGGTTCCGCGACTCGACGGCCGAAGCGCTCGCGCACTTCGATCGGGCGGCCGAGATCGCCGAGGCCCGCGAGGACCTCTTCACCCGATCCGTCGCCGGCAACCTGCGCTCGCGCCTCAACTTCCAGCTCGGCCACATCGATCTCGCCGAGACCGAATTCGTCGAGACCCTCCTGATCTCGGTCGGGCTGCACTACGAAGAGGGCCTCGCCTACGGGCTCGAAGGCATCTGCGCCGTCGCGGCTGCCCGGGGCGAGGCGTGGCGCGCCGCCGCGCTCGCCGTCGCGGCGGGCGTCATCCGCAGGCGGATCGGGATCTTCGACGTCGAGGCGTTCACGGTGCACACCCCCTATCTCGAGATCCTGCGCGGTCGGGATGCCGCGACCGTCGTGGCGGGCGAGGAGGCGGGCGCCGACCTGTCGATCGCGGAGGCCGTCCGCCTGGCGCTTCCTGACGAGGAATTCGCGCGCGTCTCCGACCTGGTGCGCCACTGGTGATCGGGATGGTTGACGCGATGCGCGGCGTGGCCTCACGATGAGCGGCATGACGACGGGGGTGAAGCTGACGGCTGCCACGATCCGGACACCGGATCAGCGCATCCGGGTCTTCGTGAGTTCGACGCTGCGTGAGCTCGCCGACGAGCGCCTCGCGGTCCGGCGGGCGATCGAGCGGCTGAGGATGGCCCCCGTGATGTTCGAACTCGGGGCCCGTCCGCATCCGCCGCGCGACCTGTACCGCTCGTATCTCGAGCAGAGCGACGTGTTCGTCGGCATCTACGGCGCCAGCTACGGATGGGTCGCTCCCCAGGAGAGCATCTCGGGACTCGAAGACGAGTACCGCCTGACCCCCCGCTCGATGCCTCGCCTCATGTACATCAAGTCGGGCGTCGACCGCGACGCGCGGCTCGACGAACTCATCACACGCATCCAGGCCGACGACACGGCGTCGTACAAGACGTACGAGACCCCCGCCGAACTCGAGGAACTCGTCATGTCGGACCTCGCGATCCTCCTCGCCGAGCGGTTCGACGCGGCGCAGGATACCGCCGCTACGGTGATCACGGCGCCGGTCGCGACGACTCCCCCGCCTTTCACTCCCCTCATCGGGCGAGACGACGCGATCGCACACGTCCGCGACATGCTCGCGGCGGCCGATTCCCGGCTCGTGACCCTCGTGGGGCCGGGCGGAATCGGCAAGAGCCGCCTGGCGATCGCCGTGGCCGGCGAGACAGCCGACCTCTTCCCCGGCGGATCGGTCTTCGTGCCGTTGGAGAACGTGGTCGAGTCCGCGCTGCTGCTCCCCACGATCGGCTACGCCCTGGGCGTGCGCGACGCGGGCGACCTCCCCCTGGAGGAACGACTGCGGATCGCGCTCGCGGGCCGCCGCGTGCTCATCATCCTCGACAACTTCGAGCAGCTCGTCGACTCCGCCGCCACCCTCGTGTCGCTCTACTCCCTCGCGCCCGAAGCGGTGTTCCTCGTCACGAGCCGCACGGTGCTGCGGGTCCGTGGCGAGCGCGTGTTCGACGTTCCCCCGCTCGCGACGGCCGACCCGGCAGCCCCGGACTCCGTGCGGCGCGCACTGGACTCGCCCGCCGTCGCGCTCCTCTCGGCCCGGGCGCGAGCCGTCAAGCCCGACTTCGAGGTCACCGACGCCAATGCGGCAAACGTCGTGGCGATCTGCCGCACGCTCGAGGGCATCCCGCTGTCGATCGAGCTGACGGCAGCGCGGCTGCGGGTGCTCACCCCTGCCGACATCCTGCAGCGACTCGAGCACCAGCTGCCGCTGCTCGTCGCCTCCGCCCGCGACCTGCCCGACCGGCAACGGACCCTCCGCTCGACGATCGAATGGTCGATGAACCTGCTCGACGAAGCCGACCGGCGGATGCTCCGCGATCTCGCGGTGTTCGCACCGGGATTCACGCTCTCCTCGGTGGAGGAGTTCGCCGCGCGTCGCTCCTGGGACCTCGACACCCTCGACGGGATCGAGCGGCTCGTAGACTCCTCTCTCCTACGGCAGGAGGACCTCGACGGCGAAGTGGTGTTCTCGATGCTCGTGACGGTCCGCGAGTTCGGCGTCGAGCTGCTGAAGCGCGACGACGAGGAGCGGTCCGCGCGCGACGCGCATGCCGCCCTCTTCTCGGCGCTGGCGTCCTCCGATGGTCTCGACGGATTCAGTGCGCGTGTCGCCGCCGTCGCGCGACTGAACGTCGAGCGGGGGAATCTCCGCGCCGCCCTGCGACACCTGGCATCCGTGGGCGCGCACGACACCGCCGCGGACATGGCGTGGCGGCTCTTCCTGTACTGGTGGGTCGGTGGATACCTCGCCGAAGTCGCGCTGTGGCTGGAGGGGCTCCTCGCGGCGCCGGATGGCCTGTCGCCGCGGTCGCGCTCGATCGCCGTCTTCTTCGTGGGCTGGCGCGACGTCTGGGTGGAACCGACGCATGACCTCGCGGCCGTGCTCTTGCGCGCTGCCGACGGCTTCGCGGAGGCGGACGACGCCCTCGGCGTCGCGATGGTGACAGCGACGGCGGGCTTGGCCGAAGCCGTCACGCCCGACCCGGACATCCCCTGGGCGACCAGGTGGCTCCGAGAAGGCGCGGAGCGCTTCAATTCCCTCGGCGCGGGCTGGGGCGAATCACTCGCGCAGGTCGCCTTGGGCCGCATCGCACTTCTGACGGACGACCTCGAGGCGGCGACCGAGTGCTTCCGCCACGCTGCGGCAGCGTCGCAAACGTGCGGCGACGACTTCACCGGCACGATCGCGAGGCACCATCTCGCCCGCGTCCTCCTCGCACGCGGACAGTGCGACGAGGCCTGCGATCTGTTCTCCACTGCGATTCGAGGGTCACTGCAGCTCCGGCATGACGAGGGAGTCGCCTACGGGCTCGAGGGGATCTCCGCGATCGCTTCCGTGCGCGGAGATCTCCGCACGGCCGCCGTCCTCACGGGTGCCGCCGAGTCGATCCGGCGCAGGGTGGCCGTCTTCGACGTCCCTGCGTTCATCTTCCACACCCGCTACCTCCAGGAGGCGATCGAGGGAGCGGGACCGGCAGCAGTCACGACCGCCGAAGACGACACGGCGCGGGGCCGCGAGATGGGCACAGCGGAAGCCGCTCGCATCGCCCTCGATGCCGCACGGGCGCTGCGGTCGGCGTAGGCGTCAGAGCGCGACGCGGGCGTGCCGGAAGCGGATGCGCGTGCCCGGCCGAGCCTGCGCGAGCAGGTCGAGCGCGGCATCCGTCACGACCGCGATGACGGGGTAGCCGCCCGTCACGGGGCCGTCGACGCCGAGGATCGTCGGGCGTCCGTCGGGTGGCACCTGGAGAGCTCCCGCGACCATTCCCTCGCTGGGGAGCTCGCCCTCGCGGACGCGTTCGAGCGCCGGCCCTTCGAGCCGCACGCCCACCCGGTCGGCCGCCGAGCCGACGACCCACGTCGACTCGTACAGCGTCGAGAGAGCGGATGCCGCGAACCAGTCGGCCCGCGCCCCCGGAGCGAGATCGAGTTCGAGGTCGTCCGGAGGAGCACCCCACGGCGCGAGGTCGGCGACGGGGACGAGGTCTCGGGGCGGTCCGCCCAGCGGCACGGCGTCGCCCGGCCTCAGCGGCGCGGGTCCGATGCCCGCGAGCAGGTCGGCGGAGAGCGACCCGAGAGCGGTGCGCCCCTCGACGCCCCCGCGCAGCGCGAGGTAGGCGCGGGCACCGTGGGCGAACCAGTCGAGATGCAGTTCCGCGCCCGCCGGCCACACGTGGGCGGCATAGGGATCGACGTCGTGTCCATCGAGGAGGATCCGCCCCCACGCCCCGGCCACAGCGAACCACACGTCTCGCTCTGCGACAGCTCGGAAGCCGCCCATCGTGACTTCGACCCCCGCGGCATCCTCGGGATTGCCCACGAGCCGGTTCGCCGTGCGGAGCGCGCGGCGATCGAAGGCGCCCGAGACCGCGACACCGAGCGCCGCGACGCCGGGGCGCCCGAGGTCCTGCACCGTCGCGAGCAGTCCGGGTTCGGTGACGCGGATGCCGGATCCCTCGGCGCGGTCGGCGCGAGGTCGGGCGGCCTCGCGGGGTCGCGGGGCCGCTGCGGCCGTCGCTCGGCCGGGGACGGGGTGGAACCGCACGCGGGTTCCCGGGACGAGGAGGGCGGGCTCCGCGGCATCCGGATCGAACAGCGTCTCGGGGGTCGTGCCGATGAGCCGCCAGCCGCCGGGCGTCGCCCGGGGATAGGCGCCCGTGAACGGCCCCGCCAACCCGACGGCGCCGACGGGAACGCGCGTCCGCGGCTGACCGAGCCGTGGCACGTCGAACGGCCAGTCCGCGCTGACGAGATAGCCGAAGCCCGGAGCGAAGCCCGTGAAAGCGACCGTCCACTCGGCATTCGCGTGCCGGCGGACGAGCTCGTCGACGTCGAGGCCGAGGAGCTCGGCCGTCTCGTACAGATCGGGCCCGTCGTACGTCATCGCGAGGTCGACGAGGCGGCTCGCCTTGCGATCGCCTCCGTCGCCGTCACCGGGTGCCGACGCCCACGTGCGCGCCGCGGCGAGAGACAGCACGGCGGGATCGACGCGGACGAGGATCGTGCGTGCGGCCGGAACGAGATCGACGATGCCCTCGGGGCGGGAGGTCTCGAGCCGGGCGTGGACGGCGAGCACTTCGTCGAGCGAACCGACCTCGACGAGCAACGCACGCTCCCCCATCGGGCGGATCACCACGGCGCGCGCACCGCCACTCCTCCGGACTCGAGTGCCGCCCGGACGGCGGAAGCCATCGCGACGGCCGCAGGGGAATCGCCGTGGAGGCAGAGCGAGACGGCATCGACCTCGAGCTCGCGCCCCTCGACGGTCACGAGCGTGCCGCGGTGCGCGAGGTCGAGCGCACGCGCCGCCGCGGCATCCGGATCCTGGAGCACGGCACCGGGTTCGCCGCGGGGCACGAGAGTCCCGTCGGGACGGTATCCGCGATCGAGGAACGCCTCTCGCACGAACGGGAGTCCCGCCGCGCGCGCGGCCGCCTCGATCGGGCCCTCCATTCCCAGGAGCGGGAGAGCGCGCCCGAGCCGCTCGGACAGCGCGGCGACGGCGGAGGCGACCGCCGCGGCATCCTCGATCCGCCGCGACACGGCATGGTAGAGGGCACCGTGCGGCTTCACGTAGCGGATGTCGGCGCCCGCCGCGACGAGGCGCGCGAGCTGCCGTGCGACCTCGGTCTCGAGCTCGCCGGACGGCATCCGCACGTCGATGCGCCCGAAGTTCGCCGGATCGGGGAAGGACGGGTGCGCACCGACGGCGACGCCCGTCCGGGCAGCGCGCTCGACGGAGGCGCGCATGGACGCGGCATCCCCCGCGTGTCCGCCGCACGCGATGTTCGCGCTGGAGACGACGGCGAACATGGCATCGTCATCGGCCGTCGGCACACCGTCGACGGTCTCGCCGAGGTCGGCGTTCAGATCGATCGAGGCCACGCCTCCACGGTAGCGCCGCCGCGTCTCGCCAGCGCCGGCCTCGTTCGCTCGTCGTGGTTCACTCGTCGGGGTTCACGCGTCCGGGGTTCACTCGTCCGGGGCTCACTTGTCGCAAAGGGCGGGGTCCCGGCGCGGCATCCCACCATTCGCGACAAGTGAGCTGGGTGAGTCCCCGCTCACTCGTCCGGCGTTCACTTGTCCCAAAGGGCGAGGTCCCGGCGCAGCACCCCACCATTCGCGACAAGTGAGCTGGACGGGTCTCCGTTCACTTGTCTCAAAGGGCGGGGTCCCGGCGCGGCATCCCACCATTCGCGACAAGTGAATGGGGGGATGCCGGGGCGCGAACCTGTTACGGATGCGTAAAGGGTGCACGCAGCGAGTGCGCTCGCGGGACGAAACGGGCAGGATGGTGCAATGGCATACTCCACCGAACGTCCGGCCGCGGGAACACCCCTCCTGCAGGTGCGCGACGTCGCCGTCCAGTTCCAGACCCTCGAAGGCCCCGTGCACGCGGTCGAGGCGGTCGACTTCGACCTCGCCGCGGGCGAGACGCTCGCGATCGTCGGGGAGTCCGGGTCGGGCAAGTCGACGACGGCGATGGCGACGATCGGGCTGCTCCCCGGCAACGGACGCGTCACGCGCGGCAGCATCCTCTTCGAAGGCGAAGACCTCGTCGGAGCCCCCGAGAGCGTCATGCGGTCGATCCGGGGACGGTCCATCGGGCTCGTGCCGCAGGACCCCATGTCGAACCTCAACCCCGTCTCGAAGATCGGCACGCAGATCGCCGAGACGCTCCTCGCGCACGGGCTCGCAACCCGCAAGGACGTCGACCGCCGCGTCGTCGAGACGCTCGCGGCAGCGGGACTCCCGAACGCCGAGGAGCGGGCCAAGCAGTACCCTCACGAGTTCTCCGGCGGGATGCGCCAGCGTGCGCTCATCGCCATCGGCCTCGCCTGCAATCCGCGACTCCTCATCGCCGACGAGCCCACGAGCGCCCTCGACGTGACGGTGCAGAAGACGATCCTCGACCAGCTCGAGCGGATGACGAGCGAGCTCGGCACCGCCGTCATGCTCATCACGCACGACCTCGGCCTCGCCGCGGAGCGCGCCGCCCGCGTCATCGTCATGCACCGCGGACGCATCGTCGAACAGGGGCCGGCGCGCCAGATCCTCGAAGACCCCCAACAGCCCTACACGCAGGCGCTCGTGAGGGCCGCGCCGTCCGTCGCTGCTGTGCGGCTGCGCCCCGAAGCGTTCCGGCGCTCCGACAAGGAGGCCGCGCTTCCATCGGTGCCTGTGCAGGAGAAGGCGGCCGAGCCCGCGGCATCCGTCGACAACGTCGTCGTGATCGAGAACCTCACGAAGATCTTCCCCGTGCGCGGCCAGAAGGAGGACTTCGTCGCCGTCGACGACGTCTCACTCTCGATCCCGCGCGGTGAGACGGTCGCGATCGTGGGCGAGTCGGGGTCGGGCAAGACGACGACGGCCCGGATGCTGCTCAAGGTCATCGAGCCCACGAGTGGCTCCATCCGCTTCGAGGGCGAGGACGTCGTGCGGCTCAAGGGCTCGCAGCTGCGGGAGTTCCGCCAGAAGGTGCAGCCGATCTTCCAGGACCCGTACTCGTCACTGAACCCCATGTTCACGATCGAGCGGATCATCGAGGAGCCCCTCACCTTCTACAAGCGCGGGACTTCGGCGCAGCGGAGCGCACGCGTCCGAAAGCTCCTCGATGACGTCGCCCTGCCGCAGACGATGCTCACGCGGTATCCGTCGGAGCTTTCGGGAGGACAGCGCCAGCGCGTCGCGATCGCCCGTGCGCTCGCGCTCTCGCCCGAGGTCATCGTGTGCGACGAGCCCGTTTCGGCCCTCGACGTGCTCGTCCAGGACCAGGTGCTCACGCTGCTGCGCGACCTGCAGGGCGAGTACGGCCTCAGCTACCTCTTCATCTCGCACGACCTCGCCGTCGTGCGCCTCATCAGCGACTACGTCTGCGTCATGAAGGACGGGAAGCTCGTCGAGGCGGCGACCTCCGAGGAGATCTTCACGAACCCGCGCGACCCGTACACGCGCAAGCTCCTCGCCTCGATCCCCGGCAACGAGCTCGACATCGCCGTCTGACCCCTGCCCGCGGCGGGTGCTCGGTCGGCCGAGACCGAGGATTGCGCCGAGACAGGGTGGCATACCGCTGGGTCTCGGCGGGCACCCCGGTCTCGAGGACGTCGGCGACCGCCGCGCGCGACCCCCGGCCCCCGGCATCCGTTCACGTGTCGCGAATGGTGGGCTCGGCGCGCTAGATGCCGCCCTTTGCGACAAGTGAGCGGAAGGATGCCGCGGCGAGAGCGCGCACGGATGCCGCGGCGCACGGCGCACAGCACACGGCACACGGCAGGCACCTCGAGCCCGGGCATCGCGCCGAGACAGGGTGACGTACCACTGTGTCTCGGCGGGATCCCCGGTCTCG
This genomic stretch from Microbacterium sp. SLBN-146 harbors:
- a CDS encoding DUF4062 domain-containing protein; the encoded protein is MIRTPDQRIRVFVSSTLHELAAERRAVRAAVERLRMAPVMFELGARPHPPRDLYRSYLEQSDVFVGIYGGSYGWVAPGEEISGLEDEYRLAPATMPKLIYVKSAKERDDRLTALIARIQRDDTAAYLHFHSEDDLEEQVANDLATLLADRFDDARTVAGAAADVAVPPLAARVPVPYTTTIGRDEDIAAVRGMLGGGVDRVVSLIGPGGIGKSRLAIETALAADDLFPDGTYFVPLEGVLEPGLLLPTLSFALGIRDNGEAALEERIALALADRRVLIVLDNFEQLVAAAPVLVRLYTVAPTAMFLVTSRIVLHIRGERVYEVPSLATPVGESAASLDSGTRTPAVALFVDRARALKPDFDVTPANARDLADICRRLEGMPLAIELAAAKVRILAPAGIADRLSKSLPLLSASVRDLPERHRTMRATIDWSVSLLPEVQRDLLEDLGVFATRFTLDAVEALAKGRSWEGNTLDALTALVDGSLVKQTELGRRSVFSLLAVVREYALERLKARGDADRARAAHADYYRDLVLRLAPGLGGKGQADAVLQLGLELPNLRAAVRHLVYMNRLDDAGEFAWRLLIYWWISGFFAEVRLWMLELLEKQHSHPITQHTRAVAWFLALWGEMWQRPSEQVVAGLGECVRLFAEAGDADAAAMALAARATARVQLQDPDAAKAEAELRDAVTRLRELGNGWAEAITEVSLGRLAWFRDSTAEALAHFDRAAEIAEAREDLFTRSVAGNLRSRLNFQLGHIDLAETEFVETLLISVGLHYEEGLAYGLEGICAVAAARGEAWRAAALAVAAGVIRRRIGIFDVEAFTVHTPYLEILRGRDAATVVAGEEAGADLSIAEAVRLALPDEEFARVSDLVRHW
- a CDS encoding DUF4062 domain-containing protein, which gives rise to MTTGVKLTAATIRTPDQRIRVFVSSTLRELADERLAVRRAIERLRMAPVMFELGARPHPPRDLYRSYLEQSDVFVGIYGASYGWVAPQESISGLEDEYRLTPRSMPRLMYIKSGVDRDARLDELITRIQADDTASYKTYETPAELEELVMSDLAILLAERFDAAQDTAATVITAPVATTPPPFTPLIGRDDAIAHVRDMLAAADSRLVTLVGPGGIGKSRLAIAVAGETADLFPGGSVFVPLENVVESALLLPTIGYALGVRDAGDLPLEERLRIALAGRRVLIILDNFEQLVDSAATLVSLYSLAPEAVFLVTSRTVLRVRGERVFDVPPLATADPAAPDSVRRALDSPAVALLSARARAVKPDFEVTDANAANVVAICRTLEGIPLSIELTAARLRVLTPADILQRLEHQLPLLVASARDLPDRQRTLRSTIEWSMNLLDEADRRMLRDLAVFAPGFTLSSVEEFAARRSWDLDTLDGIERLVDSSLLRQEDLDGEVVFSMLVTVREFGVELLKRDDEERSARDAHAALFSALASSDGLDGFSARVAAVARLNVERGNLRAALRHLASVGAHDTAADMAWRLFLYWWVGGYLAEVALWLEGLLAAPDGLSPRSRSIAVFFVGWRDVWVEPTHDLAAVLLRAADGFAEADDALGVAMVTATAGLAEAVTPDPDIPWATRWLREGAERFNSLGAGWGESLAQVALGRIALLTDDLEAATECFRHAAAASQTCGDDFTGTIARHHLARVLLARGQCDEACDLFSTAIRGSLQLRHDEGVAYGLEGISAIASVRGDLRTAAVLTGAAESIRRRVAVFDVPAFIFHTRYLQEAIEGAGPAAVTTAEDDTARGREMGTAEAARIALDAARALRSA
- a CDS encoding 5-oxoprolinase/urea amidolyase family protein, which produces MVIRPMGERALLVEVGSLDEVLAVHARLETSRPEGIVDLVPAARTILVRVDPAVLSLAAARTWASAPGDGDGGDRKASRLVDLAMTYDGPDLYETAELLGLDVDELVRRHANAEWTVAFTGFAPGFGYLVSADWPFDVPRLGQPRTRVPVGAVGLAGPFTGAYPRATPGGWRLIGTTPETLFDPDAAEPALLVPGTRVRFHPVPGRATAAAAPRPREAARPRADRAEGSGIRVTEPGLLATVQDLGRPGVAALGVAVSGAFDRRALRTANRLVGNPEDAAGVEVTMGGFRAVAERDVWFAVAGAWGRILLDGHDVDPYAAHVWPAGAELHLDWFAHGARAYLALRGGVEGRTALGSLSADLLAGIGPAPLRPGDAVPLGGPPRDLVPVADLAPWGAPPDDLELDLAPGARADWFAASALSTLYESTWVVGSAADRVGVRLEGPALERVREGELPSEGMVAGALQVPPDGRPTILGVDGPVTGGYPVIAVVTDAALDLLAQARPGTRIRFRHARVAL
- the pxpA gene encoding 5-oxoprolinase subunit PxpA — protein: MASIDLNADLGETVDGVPTADDDAMFAVVSSANIACGGHAGDAASMRASVERAARTGVAVGAHPSFPDPANFGRIDVRMPSGELETEVARQLARLVAAGADIRYVKPHGALYHAVSRRIEDAAAVASAVAALSERLGRALPLLGMEGPIEAAARAAGLPFVREAFLDRGYRPDGTLVPRGEPGAVLQDPDAAAARALDLAHRGTLVTVEGRELEVDAVSLCLHGDSPAAVAMASAVRAALESGGVAVRAPW
- a CDS encoding ABC transporter ATP-binding protein: MAYSTERPAAGTPLLQVRDVAVQFQTLEGPVHAVEAVDFDLAAGETLAIVGESGSGKSTTAMATIGLLPGNGRVTRGSILFEGEDLVGAPESVMRSIRGRSIGLVPQDPMSNLNPVSKIGTQIAETLLAHGLATRKDVDRRVVETLAAAGLPNAEERAKQYPHEFSGGMRQRALIAIGLACNPRLLIADEPTSALDVTVQKTILDQLERMTSELGTAVMLITHDLGLAAERAARVIVMHRGRIVEQGPARQILEDPQQPYTQALVRAAPSVAAVRLRPEAFRRSDKEAALPSVPVQEKAAEPAASVDNVVVIENLTKIFPVRGQKEDFVAVDDVSLSIPRGETVAIVGESGSGKTTTARMLLKVIEPTSGSIRFEGEDVVRLKGSQLREFRQKVQPIFQDPYSSLNPMFTIERIIEEPLTFYKRGTSAQRSARVRKLLDDVALPQTMLTRYPSELSGGQRQRVAIARALALSPEVIVCDEPVSALDVLVQDQVLTLLRDLQGEYGLSYLFISHDLAVVRLISDYVCVMKDGKLVEAATSEEIFTNPRDPYTRKLLASIPGNELDIAV